The Leptospira sp. WS60.C2 genome includes the window TTTAATTTTTGCATTTTGTTTTGCAGGGGTTGCCGCAAGAGGTAGTACATTGGTAAAATCTGTTTCTTGGAATCTAAAAATACCATAATAGTGTAACAATGAATTGCCGCCACCTGAGATGGTAAGACTGGATGCAACTTCTGGATAAATCACTCTCGCTCGTGTGAGAATATTTCCACCCGCATCACCTTCTCCTTTATGATCAAAGAAGATATCACTCACTCCCACAAAAGTAACCGTTGTTGATCTGCTTGATGTATAAGAGTGTAACATTAAGTTTTCTTTCAAATTGACTCTCACTTCTAAGATGTAAGGGTCAAATCCATCACGGATTCTCATGTCTGATTGAACGGCTTGTGTTGGTAACTGAGAGTATAATGCAGGGAATAGTTTTGGAACGATGCTACTTTTTTCTGCAGTCGTTGTACCTGCCACATAATTATTCCTTGGAACAATGTTTAATCCATTTACAATGGGTCGGTTATCAAAGCGACCTCGTACAGGGAGCCCAGCATCTAATGCAAAACCTGTGACGATGGAACGAAAATAGATGGCAGCATAATAATAATCTCTTCCTAACCAAGGTTGGCCAGCTGCTAATGCTTCTTCCCAACTTAACGTTTCAGACGAAGGATCATTGGATGGAAATTGAGCTCCAATTCCACTAAAAAAATCAAAAGCTTTTAAAATACCGTTACTTTCCGTACATGTATTATTATCAAAGGAGTAAGTTACTGTACAGAAAACCTGTCTGTTAGGTGCAATGTAATCCCAAAATTTATTGGAATCTACTGTATCCCGAATCTGTGTTAATTCATTCAAACCTTTCAAGTATTTACTGGAAAGTCGAACTTCTCCAATATCCAAAAAGATAGGAAGATTTCCTGCTTTGGGTAAGCCTGTCAGAGTCATGTCTGGATCTAAGCCAGCCCCTTGTGAATCAATGTATAAGTCACCGGTTCCGTTGTTTAGCTCGCTCCAATCCAAAGGGTTGTCTGTTGCATAGGTTCCTTTGAGAAGTAACAGCATTCTGTTATTGAAGAGTGTAGAGATGACGGGGAGTTTTGTTTCGTCACCTAAATCAATTTTAGTTTTGCAATCTCCCAATACGAGAAAACTGAGGAAGAGAAAACACAATTGTAGAGGAAAGAATTTCATCAGAACAACACTCCAACTGTTAGACCAAAATAGAAAAAATCCACGTTTTGTAATGTGTAATTGGCAGGGTTTTGCAAACGGGGATCATCATACGGACTAGCCAATGGAAATCGATATTGATTAGGAACATCCATTTGGGTTTCAAAAATCTTATAATAATCCAAACGTACACCAATTCGAATTCTACGACCAGCAATAAAACTGGCTTCTAACCCGGCAAAGGCGGTTGGGTTCCAACGAGCAGTATCCGCTGGTCTTGCCACAACATAGGAGGAACCTCCTCCCCCTTTCAGGAAAAATTGAATCGGAAGCTCAATGGGAATTTTGTAAGCCAGGGCAGCATACAATGGCATCGCAGTGAGTGCCCGTTCCGATCTCGACAAAAAGACCGCATAAGAACCACCAATTTCTGTGTAAAAGATCCAAGGCCAAGGCATTCGTGCATAAAACCCGCCACCTAAAGTGGTTTCGAGAACCCGAACGGTAGGGGTTCCAGGCATTGGATTGGCGGCTCCGACCCAACCACCAATTTCGTAACGGCGTTTGTTGTACTCTTCCAAGGTTTGCGAAGCGAGAGAGCTAGAAAATAATGTCAGAAGGAATAGGATACTAAGGAAGAGGGATTTTGTACAATTCATGAATTTCCGGATGATCTTCGTAATACGCACGGACAAAATAGAGTCCATCCGGAGGGAGAGTCACACCTGCCTGCGAACGGTTCTTTTCTTCCAATATGGAGTCGATGGATCTAGATTCCCAACGTCCCTTTCCGATGTCTAGTAAAGTTCCAACTGTAATTCGCACCATATTGTGCATAAATCCATTGGCACGGATCCGAATTTGGTACCATTCAGGAGTCAATTGTTCCAATTGGATGTCAAAAATCTCTCGAACCGCTCGTTTTCCCTCCATGGATTTCGCTTTTGTAAGGGAACGAAAGTCCTTTTCTCCGACAAGGATTTGGAGCTGTTGTTTTACCTTTTCCCAATCCACATGGCTTCGCACCCAATAGGCTCTGCCTTGGATGAAACTACTTTCATATTTACTATAGTATAATTTATAAATATACTCTCTACCTGTGCAACTGAATCGGGAATGAAACTCGGCGGGAACTTCGACCATGTTTTTGACAGAAACTCCATCTGGGGTTAATGCATTCACTGAAACTAAAAATTTGTGAAAATTGGGAATTGGAATTTCTGTTTTAAAATTGCAGACCATCCCAAGAGCATGGACTCCTGTGTCCGTTCTACCTGCAACAGACAAGTGTGAGTGGGGATTTGTTTTTA containing:
- the truA gene encoding tRNA pseudouridine(38-40) synthase TruA — translated: MPNYALLVEYDGTHFYGWQKQKDLPSVQNSIESAFAIVLKTNPHSHLSVAGRTDTGVHALGMVCNFKTEIPIPNFHKFLVSVNALTPDGVSVKNMVEVPAEFHSRFSCTGREYIYKLYYSKYESSFIQGRAYWVRSHVDWEKVKQQLQILVGEKDFRSLTKAKSMEGKRAVREIFDIQLEQLTPEWYQIRIRANGFMHNMVRITVGTLLDIGKGRWESRSIDSILEEKNRSQAGVTLPPDGLYFVRAYYEDHPEIHELYKIPLP